From Micrococcus porci, one genomic window encodes:
- the acnA gene encoding aconitate hydratase AcnA codes for MTTVDSFGSKGVLDVNGSEYEIFRLNAVEGAQKLPYALKVLLENLLRTEDGANVTAEQIKALASWDPTAEPDTEIQFTPARVIMQDFTGVPCIVDLATMREAIADLGGDPSRVNPLSPAELVIDHSVQIDSFGNDAAVERNMDIEYQRNGERYKFLRWGQTAFDDFKVVPPGMGIVHQVNIENLARAVMVRDVDGVKRAYPDSCVGTDSHTTMVNGLGVLGWGVGGIEAEAAMLGQPVSMLIPRVVGFKLTGQIPAGATATDVVLTITEQLREHGVVGKFVEFYGEGVGAVPLANRATIGNMSPEFGSTAAMFPIDDVTLDYLRLTGRSEEQVALVEAYTKEQGLWHDPSAEVQYSEYLELDLSTVVPSISGPKRPQDRIVLSDSKDQFRKDLHNYATQDEAGEGRPSKLVDVHMEDGREFQLDHGAVSIASITSCTNTSNPSVMMAAGVLARNAVAKGLTAKPWVKTSVAPGSRVVTDYYEKSGLNASLDALGFNVVGYGCTTCIGNSGPLESEISEAIQENDLSVTAVLSGNRNFEGRINPDVKMNYLASPPLVVAYALAGTMDCDFENEALGTDQDGNDVFLKDIWPDPAEVQRIIDESIDTEMFTSQYGTIFDGDERWQSLETPTGKTFEWDEASTYVRKPPYFEGMPAQPEPVQDIAGARVLLKLGDSVTTDHISPAGSFKSDTPAGQYLLANGVERKDFNSYGSRRGNHEVMIRGTFANIRIKNQLLDGVEGGFTRDFTQDGAPQAYVYDAAQNYAAAGTPLVVLGGKEYGTGSSRDWAAKGTALLGVKAVITESFERIHRSNLIGMGVLPLQFPAGESADSLGLTGTETFAISGIAELNEGRTPKTVKVTATAEDGKVTEFDAVVRIDTPGEADYYRNGGILQYVLRQIAAKA; via the coding sequence ATGACCACTGTCGACAGCTTCGGCTCCAAGGGCGTCCTGGACGTCAACGGCTCCGAGTACGAGATCTTCCGCCTGAACGCGGTCGAGGGCGCCCAGAAGCTGCCCTACGCCCTGAAGGTGCTGCTGGAGAACCTGCTCCGCACCGAGGACGGCGCGAACGTCACCGCCGAGCAGATCAAGGCCCTCGCCTCGTGGGACCCCACCGCGGAGCCGGACACGGAGATCCAGTTCACGCCGGCGCGCGTGATCATGCAGGACTTCACCGGCGTGCCCTGCATCGTGGACCTCGCCACCATGCGTGAGGCCATCGCGGACCTGGGCGGCGACCCCTCCCGCGTGAACCCGCTGTCCCCGGCCGAGCTGGTCATCGACCACTCCGTGCAGATCGACTCCTTCGGCAACGACGCCGCCGTCGAGCGCAACATGGACATCGAGTACCAGCGCAACGGCGAGCGCTACAAGTTCCTGCGCTGGGGCCAGACCGCCTTCGACGACTTCAAGGTCGTCCCCCCGGGCATGGGCATCGTCCACCAGGTGAACATCGAGAACCTGGCCCGCGCCGTCATGGTCCGCGACGTCGACGGCGTCAAGCGCGCCTACCCGGACTCCTGCGTCGGCACCGACTCCCACACCACCATGGTCAACGGCCTGGGCGTGCTGGGCTGGGGCGTGGGCGGCATCGAGGCCGAGGCCGCGATGCTCGGCCAGCCCGTGTCCATGCTGATCCCGCGCGTCGTGGGCTTCAAGCTGACCGGCCAGATCCCGGCGGGCGCCACCGCCACCGACGTGGTGCTGACCATCACGGAGCAGCTGCGCGAGCACGGCGTCGTCGGCAAGTTCGTGGAGTTCTACGGCGAGGGCGTCGGCGCGGTGCCGCTGGCCAACCGCGCCACCATCGGCAACATGTCCCCGGAGTTCGGCTCCACCGCCGCCATGTTCCCGATCGACGACGTCACCCTGGACTACCTGCGCCTGACCGGCCGCTCCGAGGAGCAGGTCGCCCTCGTGGAGGCCTACACCAAGGAGCAGGGCCTCTGGCATGACCCGTCCGCCGAGGTGCAGTACTCCGAGTACCTCGAGCTGGACCTGTCCACCGTGGTGCCCTCCATCTCCGGTCCGAAGCGTCCCCAGGACCGCATCGTGCTGTCCGACTCGAAGGATCAGTTCCGCAAGGACCTGCACAACTACGCCACCCAGGACGAGGCCGGCGAGGGCCGCCCGTCCAAGCTGGTGGACGTGCACATGGAGGACGGCCGCGAGTTCCAGCTGGACCACGGCGCCGTGTCGATCGCCTCGATCACCTCGTGCACCAACACCTCCAACCCGTCCGTGATGATGGCCGCCGGCGTGCTCGCCCGCAACGCCGTCGCCAAGGGCCTCACCGCCAAGCCGTGGGTGAAGACCTCCGTGGCCCCGGGCTCGCGCGTCGTCACCGACTACTACGAGAAGTCCGGCCTCAACGCCTCGCTGGACGCCCTCGGCTTCAACGTCGTGGGCTACGGCTGCACCACCTGCATCGGCAACTCCGGTCCGCTGGAGTCCGAGATCTCTGAGGCCATCCAGGAGAACGACCTGTCCGTGACCGCGGTGCTCTCCGGCAACCGCAACTTCGAGGGCCGCATCAACCCGGACGTGAAGATGAACTACCTGGCGTCCCCGCCCCTGGTGGTCGCCTACGCCCTGGCCGGAACCATGGACTGCGACTTCGAGAACGAGGCCCTGGGCACGGACCAGGACGGCAACGACGTCTTCCTGAAGGACATCTGGCCGGACCCGGCCGAGGTCCAGCGGATCATCGACGAGTCCATCGACACGGAGATGTTCACCTCCCAGTACGGCACCATCTTCGACGGCGACGAGCGCTGGCAGTCCCTGGAGACCCCCACCGGCAAGACCTTCGAGTGGGACGAGGCCTCCACCTACGTCCGCAAGCCCCCGTACTTCGAGGGCATGCCGGCGCAGCCGGAGCCGGTCCAGGACATCGCGGGCGCCCGCGTGCTCCTGAAGCTGGGCGACTCCGTCACCACGGACCACATCTCCCCGGCGGGCTCCTTCAAGTCCGACACCCCGGCCGGCCAGTACCTGCTGGCCAACGGCGTCGAGCGCAAGGACTTCAACTCCTACGGCTCCCGCCGCGGCAACCACGAGGTGATGATCCGCGGCACGTTCGCCAACATCCGCATCAAGAACCAGCTGCTGGACGGCGTCGAGGGCGGCTTCACCCGCGACTTCACCCAGGACGGCGCCCCCCAGGCGTACGTCTACGACGCGGCCCAGAACTACGCCGCCGCGGGCACCCCGCTGGTCGTGCTGGGCGGCAAGGAGTACGGCACCGGCTCGTCCCGCGACTGGGCCGCCAAGGGCACCGCGCTCCTGGGCGTCAAGGCTGTCATCACCGAGTCCTTCGAGCGCATCCACCGCTCGAACCTCATCGGCATGGGCGTGCTGCCGCTGCAGTTCCCCGCCGGCGAGTCCGCCGACTCCCTGGGCCTGACGGGCACGGAGACCTTCGCGATCTCCGGCATCGCCGAGCTCAACGAGGGCCGCACCCCGAAGACCGTGAAGGTCACCGCCACCGCCGAGGACGGCAAGGTCACCGAGTTCGACGCCGTCGTGCGCATCGACACCCCCGGTGAGGCCGACTACTACCGCAACGGCGGCATCCTGCAGTACGTCCTGCGCCAGATCGCGGCCAAGGCCTGA